Proteins encoded within one genomic window of Plasmodium cynomolgi strain B DNA, chromosome 11, whole genome shotgun sequence:
- a CDS encoding bcs1-like protein (putative) → MQKLIVNKGYESSAERQPSIGSSGNAENGNGSGSGSGSGFIESVFKNITKNEYFSAGVGIISVGAFVTVANRLNSYIYHAVKKNMFTSLEVTINDNAYYWVLEYIVKKGIISRHLSLKTQMLSDRNKKTVSFSFLPSIGNHLLIYDKKFIFIERSREKTMTSDVNRSVPFENIKLSTFIWSKNIFSKILTDAKLYVEKKEEGKTLLYKTFGHEWRPFGTPKNKRPVHSVILPEHLSEHIINDLDTFLNSSKWYIEKGIPYRRCYLLHGPPGCGKSSLIAALAGHFDFNICTINVNDVYLTDDRFIHLLATVPPKTILILEDIDFVFTTPAATISSSLLGSGNIRTLGVSYSGLLNALDGIVATEERIIFMTTNNIERLPSTLIRPGRVDLKVFIPYANTYQYKKMFLRFFPQHEDLAQEFATIFERFHLSMAEIQSFFLFSKHDPHKTIQNARHWVQTYAHKPGGQQG, encoded by the exons ATGCAGAAGCTTATCGTGAACAAGGGGTACGAGAGCAGCGCGGAGAGGCAGCCCAGCATAGGAAGCAGCGGAAATGCAGAAAATGGAAACGGAAGCGGAAGCGGAAGCGGGAGCGGGTTCATAGAAtccgtttttaaaaacatcaCAAAGAATGAGTACTTCAGTGCAGGCGTTGGAATCATCTCAGTAGGAGCATTCGTCACAGTAGCAAACAGACTAAACAGCTACATCTATCatgcagtgaaaaaaaatatgttcacgTCACTAGAAGTTACAATCAACGATAACGCATATTATTGGGTTCTAGAATACatcgtaaaaaagggaataatcAGTAGACACCTCAGCTTAAAAACGCAAATGCTAAGTgacagaaataaaaaaacggtatccttttccttcctacCAAGCATAGGCAATCACCTACtcatatatgataaaaaatttatatttattgaaCGTAGTAGAGAAAAAACCATGACATCAGATGTGAACAGATCAGTCCCATTTGAAAACATAAAACTCAGCACATTCATATGgtccaaaaatattttttctaaaatattaACAGATGCAAAATTGTACGttgagaaaaaggaagaaggaaagacTTTACTATATAAGACCTTTGGACATGAATGGAGACCTTTTGGAACtccgaaaaataaaagaccGGTTCATTCGGTCATTCTACCAGAACACCTAAGTGAACACATAATTAATGACCTCGACACGTTTCTCAATTCTAGCAAATGGTATATTGAAAAAGGTATACCCTATAGGAGGTGCTACTTACTTCATGGACCCCCTGGGTGTGGAAAAAGCAGCCTTATTGCTGCTCTCGCTGGTCACTTTGACTTTAATATATGTACCATTAACGTGAATGATGTGTATCTAACCGATGATCGATTTATCCACCTCCTTGCCACTGTGCCCCCAAAGACGATTCTCATTTTGGAAGACATCGACTTTGTTTTTACCACTCCGG CAGCCACCATTTCGAGCTCTCTCCTCGGCAGTGGTAATATCAGAACGCTAGGCGTCTCCTACAGTGGGCTTCTTAACGCCCTAGATGGTATCGTCGCAACGGAGGAACGGATCATTTTTATGACCACCAACAATATAGAGAGGCTTCCAAGCACACTTATTAGACCAGGTAGGGTAGACCTAAAAGTATTCATACCATATGCGAATACGTATCAGTACAAAAAGAtgtttttacgtttttttccccaacaTGAGGATCTGGCCCAGGAGTTCGCAACCATATTTGAGCGTTTCCACCTGAGCATGGCTGAAATTCAgtccttctttcttttttcaaaacacGACCCGCACAAGACCATTCAGAATGCCCGGCACTGGGTGCAGACGTACGCGCACAAGCCGGGGGGGCAGCAGGGATGA
- a CDS encoding hypothetical protein (putative), translating into MEGDRRYHMQGNCDMSMNSNCEPNANYYEGPGGMHNGLYYNSYEDDRGGSFPMGRGGGVAAGGGNVYMGDEKGMVRGGGGLHGGRTIHSMNSPPNVVYNRNFNLNSNPNYNTGSYPTHNNEYSGMNYQMMSSSGSGSNYPGSMVNVNMNMNMNMSSPSPYPPREQYVLNKKAAKILYIHNITSKLADENFIYSVCYVYGNVESVSYMKGKNLFIVKFESSDGAFSAYKYLPTHFKNIHLELRNESRKISYFNEKANSNKYISPNISEKKFLSLSLEKREQIMNIKQKELLRKCKEKLNQYINMFNNKSITDETKEKLKCLIDHLKTRIESLNNQCDGNPLGDSSSATSFNNYDRGPSGNISGGDLSGGSLSGNNNPKRYAIIKYSNENIARNVFKNCSMCNINVEFVQDDADGQGAS; encoded by the exons ATGGAGGGCGACCGGAGGTACCACATGCAGGGTAACTGCGACATGAGCATGAACAGTAACTGTGAGCCGAATGCCAACTATTACGAGGGTCCAGGGGGGATGCATAACGGGCTGTACTACAACAGTTATGAAGACGATCGGGGGGGAAGCTTTCCCatggggagaggaggaggagtagcagcaggaggagggaaCGTTTACATGGGGGACGAAAAGGGGATGGTGAGGGGGGGTGGTGGTCTTCACGGAGGGAGAACGATACACAGCATGAACTCCCCACCGAATGTGGTCTACAACAGAAACTTTAACTTAAATAGTAACCCAAATTACAACACGGGGAGTTACCCAACTCATAACAACGAATACAGTGGCATGAATTATCAAATGATGAGTAGCAGTGGAAGTGGTAGTAACTACCCAGGGAGCATGGTGAATGTGAATATGAATATGAACATGAACATGTCTTCTCCTAGTCCCTACCCGCCACGTGAGCAATACGTACTGAACAAGAAGGCAGCCAAAATACTTTACATACATAACATAACGAGCAAGTTAGcagatgaaaattttatatatagtgTTTGCTATGTCTATGGGAACGTAGAATCAGTGAGCTAtatgaagggaaaaaatttatttattgtgAAATTCGAGTCTTCTGATGGTGCCTTTAGTGCGTATAAGTACCTACCGACTCActttaaaaacatacatCTGGAGCTACGAAACGAGTCGAGGAAAATAAGTTACTTTAATGAAAAGGCGAACagtaataaatatatttcaccAAAcatatcagaaaaaaaattcctttctCTGAGTCTGGAGAAGAGAGAACAGATTATGAACATAAAACAGAAAGAGTTGCTTCGCAAATGCAAGGAGAAACTGAATCAGTATATTAATatgtttaataataaaagtaTAACTGATGAGACAAAGGAGAAGCTCAAGTGTTTAATTGATCATTTAAAGACAAGGATAGAGTCACTTAACAACCAGTGTGATGGGAACCCTTTGGGGGACTCCTCTAGTGCCActtcttttaataattatgacCGGGGCCCTTCGGGGAACATAAGCGGGGGGGACCTCTCCGGGGGAAGCCTAAGTGGGAACAACAACCCTA AGAGGTATGCCATCATTAAATATAGCAACGAAAATATTGCCAGGAATGTGTTTAAGAATTGCAGCATGTGCAACATAAATGTGGAGTTTGTGCAGGACGACGCGGATGGGCAGGGGGCCAGTTGA
- a CDS encoding dihydroorotate dehydrogenase mitochondrial precursor (putative), with protein sequence MLLKYVDGETCHDLFLLMGKYSLLPYDTSKDSIYSCSEIKGLKFMNPFGVAAGFDKNGVCIDGILKLGFSFIEVGTITPKAQKGNDKPRIFRDVGTRSIINSCGFNNIGCDEVTENLRRFREKQKTDKLLQRHLVGVSLGKNKDSADILEDLSYCIARVGRYADYIAINVSSPNTPGLRDNQQSERLHGIILRVKEEVAKLDGGKAAVGKEVGKAASGKAAVEKPYVGGEPWENTTKRRPLIFVKLAPDLEESEKKKIANVLLKTEVDGMIICNTTTQKFNIKSFQNKKGGVSGEKLKDISTNFISQMYNYTNKNIPIIASGGIFTGKDALEKIEAGASVCQLYSCLVFNGMKAAVRIKRELDHLLYQRGYYKLEDAIGKAHRRG encoded by the coding sequence atgcttttaaaGTATGTTGATGGGGAGACATGTCACgacctttttctcctcatggGAAAGTACAGCTTGTTACCCTATGACACAAGCAAGGATAGCATATATTCGTGTTCAGAAATAAAAGGGCTGAAATTTATGAATCCGTTTGGAGTTGCTGCGGGATTTGATAAAAACGGGGTGTGCATTGATGGCATTCTTAAGTTaggtttttcttttatagAAGTTGGGACGATCACTCCTAAAGCACAGAAGGGAAATGACAAGCCAAGGATCTTCAGAGATGTGGGAACAAGGAGCATTATAAACTCTTGTGGATTTAATAACATCGGTTGTGATGAGGTGACTGAAAATTTGAGACGCTTTCGGGAGAAACAGAAGACGGACAAACTGTTGCAAAGACATTTGGTTGGTGTTAGTTTGGGTAAGAATAAGGACTCTGCTGATATTTTGGAGGACCTCAGCTATTGCATCGCCCGGGTTGGAAGGTACGCAGATTATATAGCCATTAATGTGAGTTCCCCCAACACTCCCGGGCTGCGCGACAACCAGCAATCGGAGCGTCTGCACGGGATTATTCTGCGCGTGAAGGAGGAGGTGGCCAAGTTGGACGGGGGGAAAGCGGCCGTGGGGAAAGAGGTGGGAAAAGCGGCCTCGGGGAAAGCCGCCGTGGAGAAACCCTACGTGGGTGGCGAGCCCTGGGAGAACACGACCAAGCGAAGGCCCCTCATCTTCGTGAAGCTCGCCCCAGACTTggaagaaagcgaaaaaaaaaaaattgcaaacgtGCTGCTCAAAACGGAAGTAGACGGGATGATAATTTGCAATACCACCACGCAAAAGTTTAACATAAAAAGTtttcaaaacaaaaaaggaggagtcaGTGGAGAAAAGCTAAAAGACATatcaacaaattttatttcgcaGATGTATAATTAtacgaataaaaatatccccATTATTGCATCTGGGGGGATATTTACTGGGAAAGATGCGTTGGAGAAAATCGAGGCGGGGGCTTCTGTTTGTCAGCTGTACTCTTGCTTGGTCTTTAATGGGATGAAGGCTGCTGTTCGGATTAAGCGTGAGTTGGACCACTTGCTTTATCAGCGGGGGTACTACAAGCTGGAGGATGCCATTGGGAAGGCCCACCGACGGGGC
- a CDS encoding hypothetical protein (putative) → MTSNYIIHIGSNIVNKRLKISEYLSKYERRIIEKNTSAFFYILINLIFDVPIERFRLVINRKYIFLKKKKKLDVVFTITKKLLIMNNISVKERFLRFGDGRGEDESDSTCCVTRPGYFPPSEHALHAAPHPEHSLNPPTWEAPVNDANVSLLPTWESPVNDPNVNLHPTWRFRPKTVLLDNTIKKNNPLMNEKKDISHHSIMSNMHTNASANGDKLVDSKKFLHNYDEYPFQGSRPSTPYVNLVGSVRSEYKKEVKKKLSSYNSFYFKEIKNKINHFKVKSGEECYCSRKNTHCDASNVHISGGENNFCEKRSIILIKKSDNKSGINIFDEFLDIYLL, encoded by the coding sequence ATGACGTCGAACTACATTATCCACATCGGAAGCAATATTGTAAATAAGCGATTAAAAATCAGTGAGTACCTGAGCAAATACGAGCGGAgaataattgaaaaaaatacaagtgcctttttctacattttaatTAACCTAATTTTTGATGTACCAATTGAACGGTTCCGGTTGGTCataaatagaaaatatatttttttgaagaagaaaaaaaaactcgatGTTGTTTTCACAATAACGAAGAAGTTACTCATAATGAATAACATAAGCGTAAAGGAAAGGTTCCTCCGTTTTGGAGATGGGAGAGGCGAGGACGAGAGTGATAGCACGTGTTGTGTCACACGGCCCGgttacttccccccctctgaGCACGCGCTGCATGCCGCTCCCCACCCGGAGCACAGTTTGAACCCCCCCACGTGGGAAGCCCCAGTCAACGACGCAAATGTCAGCCTTCTTCCCACGTGGGAATCCCCAGTCAACGACCCAAATGTCAACCTCCATCCCACGTGGCGCTTCCGCCCCAAGACGGTCCTCCTAGACaacacaattaaaaaaaacaacccactcatgaatgaaaaaaaagatatttctCACCACAGCATCATGTCGAACATGCATACGAATGCATCTGCAAATGGAGACAAGTTAGTGGACTCGAAAAAATTCCTACACAACTATGATGAGTACCCCTTTCAGGGGAGTAGACCCTCAACTCCCTATGTAAATCTCGTTGGGAGTGTAAGAAGtgaatacaaaaaggaagtgaaaaaaaaattatcctcgTACAACTCCTTCTACTtcaaagaaattaaaaacaaaattaaccaCTTTAAGGTCAAGTCAGGTGAGGAATGCTACTGCTCTAGGAAAAACACCCACTGTGATGCTAGCAACGTACACATTTctggaggagaaaataatttttgtgagAAAAGAAGCATCATattgattaaaaaaagtgacaacAAATCGGGAATCAACATTTTTGATGAGTTTCTGGATATCTATTTGCT